The genomic interval TTCTCTCGGATAACATCTTCCCTGTAGAAGCTTTTACCTCTTAACAATAAACCCCTGGACACACTAAGTCTAGGGGTTTATTATTTAAGACATTAAGTGCATAACTCCAAGACTAAATGATCGAACAGCATCCGAACGCCTTTAGATGCTGTTTTTAGTCTTAACAACCTGATGGGTGTTCCTTTCCTTTGCGGGTCGTGCATCCACTCATAAAGGTCTTTTAAGACATCATTATTCCTTCTTCCTTTTGTGGTTTCAACTCTAGTAAATATCCATTGCCACAACGTCTTACGGCACAAGTCAGAACCAAACCTAACCTTTTTTTCTTGCTTCTTGCCGCTTGATGACTCAGTAGGCGCAACCCCTAACATTTTCTCAAATCTACGTCTTGATAAATACCTTTTAGTGTATTTATTCTTGCTGCGTTTGGTCGCTGGTTTAAAGACTACAATCGGCTTGTTATCTTCATCTAAGAAATTCTCAAACGGATAAATCTGACTGATTAAAATTGCTTGTTGTCTTTTTCCAAATCCAAACTTAATTAACACTTTTAGATAAGGTTTAAACCGTTCATGCTGCATTAATTCGGTTAACTCTTGCTCTATCTCAATTTCTTCTGATTGAAGGTCAATTAATCGTTTAGCGTGCTTTCTGACCGTATCAGTTAACCCTAACCCTATCGTCTTTTCGTATAAGTTATCGTACCGTTTCCAAGGTCTTAAACCCGCGAGCCATCGATAGAAAATAGGCACAGTATAACCGCTACGACGGATAGCTTGATGGCTAATTTCTGGGAATTGCCATGATAAATCTTGACGCATTCGATTGATAATCGGATTTTGTACCCGATTAAGATGCTCAAGTCTTAAACTTAATTCCCTAACTCGTTGAGTGACTTTATCTCGAATGATCAAGAATTTTTTAGGACGATCA from Aphanothece sacrum FPU1 carries:
- a CDS encoding IS110 family transposase, which produces MRVVGMDIGNGTAVCCLLDVLPNEPRQFYIDRSLYHHFEANSSDVKALLALKPDIAVLEPTGVNYSKIWSTVLIDHGIEVRLIGHNALATHRDHLGLPDKEDETDSFALAHYGLSNIDRPKKFLIIRDKVTQRVRELSLRLEHLNRVQNPIINRMRQDLSWQFPEISHQAIRRSGYTVPIFYRWLAGLRPWKRYDNLYEKTIGLGLTDTVRKHAKRLIDLQSEEIEIEQELTELMQHERFKPYLKVLIKFGFGKRQQAILISQIYPFENFLDEDNKPIVVFKPATKRSKNKYTKRYLSRRRFEKMLGVAPTESSSGKKQEKKVRFGSDLCRKTLWQWIFTRVETTKGRRNNDVLKDLYEWMHDPQRKGTPIRLLRLKTASKGVRMLFDHLVLELCT